From a single Capsicum annuum cultivar UCD-10X-F1 chromosome 12, UCD10Xv1.1, whole genome shotgun sequence genomic region:
- the LOC107851844 gene encoding uncharacterized protein LOC107851844: protein MEDQCSPLSWPCNYFLEEGIEELKHSLVYTTLELENTVISAHEELARKDEEILQLKDLLSRIVKERDEAEGKCQRLGMEKILLQQQLLQQQVQLQFQFQKQNQNVVIESAPISSGTTISHDNQEHDQILGVVDSNKNNIGVLSNSSDCDENNVVSPPLLVQDLMDKVVVKKPLPQQGKFLQAVMEAGPLLQTLLLAGPLPQWQHPPPQLNSIDIPPVTITSPTPRLLHQDSALSSSTGASPGATRACFGAKRDVVAAGFNTTVEGIDTTTLTSKYQKVVHQSSLTNM from the exons atggaagatcaATGTAGCCCTCTTAGCTGGCCTTGTAACTACTTTCTTGAAGAG GGGATAGAGGAATTGAAGCATTCATTGGTGTACACAACATTGGAATTGGAGAACACTGTGATTTCAGCACATGAGGAACTTGCTAGAAAAGATGAGGAGATTTTGCAACTCAAGGACCTATTGTCTAGAATtgtgaaagaaagagatgaagcaGAAGGCAAATGCCAGAGGCTTGGAATGGAAAAAATCCTACTCCAACAACAATTGCTCCAACAGCAAGTGCAATtacaattccaatttcaaaagcaaaaccAAAATGTTGTTATAGAAAGTGCACCTATTTCTAGTGGCACAACAATTAGTCATGATAATCAAGAACATGACCAAATTTTAGGGGTAGTTGACTCTAACAAGAACAACATTGGAGTACTTTCTAATTCCTCTGATTGTGATGAAAACAATGTTGTTTCTCCACCATTATTAGTCCAAGATTTGATGGACAAAGTTGTTGTCAAGAAGCCATTGCCACAGCAAGGGAAATTCTTGCAAGCTGTGATGGAAGCAGGTCCATTACTTCAAACACTTTTATTAGCAGGGCCACTTCCTCAATGGCAACATCCACCACCACAACTTAACTCAATCGACATTCCTCCGGTCACTATTACCTCCCCTACTCCGCGGTTGCTCCATCAGGACTCCGCCCTGAGTAGTAGCACCGGGGCCTCCCCCGGTGCTACTAGAGCATGTTTTGGTGCAAAAAGGGATGTTGTTGCTGCTGGTTTTAACACTACTGTTGAAGGCATTGATACTACTACTTTAACTTCAAAGTATCAAAAAGTTGTTCACCAGTCATCATTGACCAACATGTAG
- the LOC107849828 gene encoding uncharacterized protein LOC107849828, with protein sequence MSGDIATTSTTPSAVATAITGDEETHSTSITTTTSTNKPHITWSDSYTKAQKAIQSLTSILPSIPPSLSSSETPASCLLRDAETAAQISNLLRQPDSGAGDDNICRWLYDTFQYSEPELHIVVLRFLPVIAGVYLSRVNLHKPLAGFEAVLLALYGYETSVRNSQSVTVNIPDLSHSSIYHETNKAPKNSATELNLAVISPSLEPYGIVRSTKRARIVGVALELYYSKLTQIPVESKIEFCEFCKIWSSGHGESSGNEAKKSIYMPWELLQPVLRILGHCLMGYKRDEKLYQSAIGAIGCLYERALHDLNTKAMLATGSLLQLVKLGAESDEVDYTEINIESNTINL encoded by the coding sequence ATGTCCGGCGATATCGCCACCACCTCCACCACCCCTTCCGCCGTCGCCACGGCTATCACCGGTGACGAAGAAACACATTCCACctccatcaccaccaccacctcgACAAACAAACCACATATAACATGGTCAGACTCATACACAAAAGCACAAAAAGCCATCCAATCCTTAACCTCCATTCTCCCATCCATTCCTCCTTCCCTTTCTTCATCCGAAACCCCCGCCTCTTGCCTCCTCCGCGACGCCGAAACAGCAGCACAAATCTCTAACCTACTCCGTCAACCTGACTCTGGTGCAGGAGATGACAACATCTGTCGATGGCTTTACGATACGTTCCAGTACTCAGAACCTGAACTTCATATCGTTGTCCTCCGTTTCCTCCCTGTTATCGCGGGAGTTTATCTATCCCGCGTTAACCTACATAAGCCATTAGCAGGATTCGAAGCCGTTTTACTAGCATTATATGGATACGAAACATCCGTACGTAACAGTCAGTCCGTTACGGTAAACATCCCTGATCTATCACACTCGAGTATATATCACGAGACGAATAAAGCACCTAAAAACTCAGCTACCGAGTTAAATTTGGCAGTTATATCACCAAGCTTGGAGCCCTATGGTATTGTACGTTCAACGAAACGTGCACGTATCGTTGGTGTTGCATTGGAGTTGTATTACAGTAAGTTAACTCAGATTCCGGTTGAGTCCAAAATTGAGTTCTGCGAGTTTTGCAAGATTTGGTCGTCAGGACATGGTGAAAGTAGCGGAAATGAGGCGAAAAAGAGTATTTATATGCCATGGGAGTTGTTGCAACCTGTGTTGAGGATATTGGGACATTGTTTGATGGGGTATAAAAGGGATGAGAAATTGTATCAAAGTGCAATTGGTGCAATTGGATGTTTGTATGAAAGAGCTTTGCATGATTTGAATACGAAAGCGATGCTGGCTACTGGGAGTCTTCTTCAGCTTGTGAAATTGGGGGCGGAATCCGATGAAGTTGATTATACAGAGATTAATATTGAGTCTAATACCATTAACCTTTGA